In Gemmatimonadota bacterium, the sequence ATCATAAGGAAAGGGAGCATGTCGGAATATCCTCGGGCCACTTCCGGCCGCGCAATGCGTTCCATCACCCCCGCTTGCATTTCCGGCCCCGGCTGTGTATTCGTTTTGGCGCATATGACGCCGCCCCTGACCCTTCCGGACCTGCTTCAGGCCCTCAGGGAGCCGACCCGGCTCCGGATCCTCAACTGCCTTACGGCGGCGCCCCTGTTCGTGTCCGACCTGGTCCTGCTGCTCGAGGTGCCCCAGCCCACGGTCTCGCGGCACCTCCGGGTGCTGCGGGAGCTCGGGCTGGTCCGCGATACCCCGATCGCCCAGTTCGTGCTCTACCGCCTGCGCCGCCCGGCGGAGCCACTGGGCCGGGTGCTGTCGGCGGCCCTTGAGGCCTCGCAGGCCGACCCGACCTACCGCACCGAGCGCGAGCAGGCCACGGAACGCAGCCGCCGCCACGCCCGGACCCGCACCGACAGTACCCTGGAGGAACGCCCGGCATGAGCCATCGCATCCTTGTCGTCGATGACGAACCGGACATCACCGCCCTGGTGGCGTATCACCTGGCCAAGGCGGGCTACCGGGTCTCCACCGCGGCCAACGGACCCGACGCCCTCAAGTCGGCGCGCGAGGAACGGCCGGACATCGTGATCCTGGACGTGATGCTGCCGGGCGCCTCGGGGTACGACGTGCTGGCGGAGTTGCGGCGGCGGGAGGAGACGCGCGACGTCGGCGTCATCCTGCTCAC encodes:
- a CDS encoding transcriptional regulator, with the translated sequence MTPPLTLPDLLQALREPTRLRILNCLTAAPLFVSDLVLLLEVPQPTVSRHLRVLRELGLVRDTPIAQFVLYRLRRPAEPLGRVLSAALEASQADPTYRTEREQATERSRRHARTRTDSTLEERPA